From Algoriphagus sp. NG3, the proteins below share one genomic window:
- a CDS encoding gluconate 2-dehydrogenase subunit 3 family protein, producing the protein MNRRENLKLLFTGSVGTGLFMTGCSPEEQALPPQAVLSGGTKGYRTEEERQRDQELLSETFFTEEERRKLRTLVDIILPKDEESPAATEVGVVDFMEFMMKDQPGNQTPMRGGLMWLDYEANEKFGKIFNELSNDQVIEIVEEVAWPEKAKSVYQGAVSWFNMLRNLTCSGYFSTEAGWKYIGYVGNQPNVWDGVPQNVMDRYGLKLEEKYLPIYLKPEQRGIVAQWDDEGNLIG; encoded by the coding sequence ATGAACAGAAGAGAAAACCTGAAACTACTCTTTACCGGTTCTGTAGGCACTGGCTTATTTATGACAGGCTGCTCTCCTGAAGAGCAGGCATTGCCTCCGCAGGCAGTTTTGAGTGGAGGAACCAAAGGCTATAGAACCGAGGAAGAGCGGCAGCGCGACCAGGAATTGCTTTCAGAGACCTTTTTTACAGAAGAAGAAAGGAGAAAACTGAGAACCCTGGTAGATATAATACTGCCAAAGGATGAGGAATCTCCAGCTGCCACAGAAGTGGGAGTGGTGGATTTCATGGAATTTATGATGAAGGATCAGCCAGGCAATCAGACTCCCATGAGAGGTGGTTTGATGTGGTTGGATTACGAGGCAAATGAAAAGTTCGGCAAAATCTTCAATGAACTTTCCAATGATCAAGTTATCGAGATTGTAGAGGAGGTGGCTTGGCCTGAAAAGGCAAAGTCAGTATACCAGGGAGCGGTAAGCTGGTTCAATATGCTACGGAATCTGACCTGCTCCGGATATTTCTCCACTGAAGCAGGCTGGAAATACATCGGCTATGTAGGCAATCAGCCAAATGTCTGGGATGGTGTACCTCAGAATGTAATGGACAGATACGGGCTAAAACTCGAGGAAAAGTATCTCCCGATATATCTCAAGCCCGAGCAACGGGGAATAGTGGCCCAATGGGACGATGAGGGAAACCTGATCGGATAA
- a CDS encoding helix-turn-helix domain-containing protein, which translates to MPISAASSSKKDCSAPAIKLEPASEWIQRHTKERIIFLLQNKNLNISEIADEMGFSSRSFFTRYVKKLLGVTPKEYRERI; encoded by the coding sequence ATGCCCATTTCGGCTGCAAGTTCATCTAAAAAAGACTGTTCCGCTCCCGCAATAAAATTAGAACCAGCCTCGGAATGGATACAGCGACATACTAAAGAACGGATCATATTTTTGTTGCAAAACAAGAACTTGAATATTTCTGAAATTGCGGATGAAATGGGTTTTTCGAGCCGTTCCTTCTTTACCCGTTATGTAAAAAAGCTACTAGGCGTGACACCTAAAGAATATCGGGAACGGATATGA
- a CDS encoding DUF2784 domain-containing protein: MSNFLLHLLDIFFFAFHTIFILFNIFGWLVPRWRLLNLLTLSLTAFSWFILGIWYGWGYCFCTDWHWGIRELLGYQDMSNSYIHFLILKLTGINLPTDLVDTGTVVVFFIAFFCSIYLNVKKWRNGNKNRVKTI; the protein is encoded by the coding sequence ATGTCAAACTTCCTTCTCCATCTCCTTGATATTTTCTTTTTTGCCTTTCACACTATTTTTATTCTCTTCAATATTTTCGGATGGCTGGTACCGCGATGGCGTTTGCTAAATCTGCTCACATTATCACTCACTGCATTTTCGTGGTTTATTCTCGGGATTTGGTATGGATGGGGATATTGTTTCTGCACCGACTGGCATTGGGGAATCCGTGAGTTGCTGGGCTATCAGGATATGTCAAATTCCTATATCCATTTCCTTATTCTGAAATTGACGGGAATTAATTTGCCTACAGATCTGGTGGACACGGGAACGGTGGTGGTATTTTTCATTGCGTTTTTCTGTAGCATATATCTGAATGTGAAAAAATGGAGGAACGGAAATAAAAATCGGGTCAAAACTATTTAA
- a CDS encoding ThuA domain-containing protein: MNNHSFRFAAILLCLVVTLAIPYVSAQNGKTFLRYEGKGGAGKDKHVVLIAGDDEYRSEESMPMMAKILSTHYGFTTTVLFPIEPETGDIVPSYQNNIPGLEHLKSADLVIMLIRFRDLPMDQMRHLEDYFQSGKPFIALRTSTHPFAVKDQSSPFYKWSWNSKENGWEGGFGQQIVGETWVAHHGIHKSEGTRALVDGVNADADHPILRGVDDIWAPTDVYSIKNLHPDANVLLYGQSTAGMTPESPLMWDKSIMPIAWTKEYSLEGGKTGRLMGSTLGSSIDFQVEDMRRLVLNSVFWLLDMSGEITPELSVDIVGDYEPTMFGFDSFRKGMKVSDFK, translated from the coding sequence ATGAATAACCACTCTTTTAGATTTGCCGCAATTCTATTGTGCCTTGTTGTAACTTTGGCAATCCCCTATGTTTCAGCCCAAAACGGTAAAACCTTTTTAAGATATGAAGGCAAAGGTGGAGCAGGAAAAGACAAGCATGTGGTGCTTATAGCAGGTGACGATGAGTACCGCTCGGAAGAATCCATGCCCATGATGGCAAAAATACTCTCCACACATTATGGGTTCACGACCACAGTACTGTTTCCTATTGAGCCGGAAACGGGTGATATCGTGCCAAGTTACCAGAATAATATTCCAGGTCTTGAGCATTTGAAGAGTGCCGATTTGGTGATTATGCTGATCCGTTTTAGGGATTTGCCTATGGATCAGATGAGGCATCTGGAGGATTATTTCCAATCAGGTAAACCCTTCATTGCGTTGCGGACTTCCACGCATCCTTTTGCGGTGAAAGACCAATCCTCTCCTTTCTATAAGTGGAGCTGGAACAGCAAGGAGAATGGCTGGGAAGGGGGCTTTGGACAGCAGATCGTAGGGGAAACCTGGGTGGCCCATCATGGGATCCACAAATCTGAAGGTACCCGCGCTTTGGTAGATGGTGTAAATGCTGATGCGGACCATCCCATTTTGCGTGGCGTAGATGATATCTGGGCTCCTACGGATGTGTATTCGATCAAGAACCTACATCCTGATGCCAATGTGTTGTTATATGGGCAGTCCACTGCGGGAATGACACCAGAATCACCATTGATGTGGGATAAATCCATTATGCCCATAGCCTGGACCAAGGAATATTCTCTGGAGGGTGGAAAAACCGGTAGACTGATGGGAAGTACTTTAGGGTCTTCAATAGATTTTCAGGTGGAGGATATGAGACGTCTGGTTTTAAATTCTGTTTTCTGGCTATTGGATATGTCTGGGGAGATTACCCCTGAGCTTTCTGTGGACATCGTAGGGGATTATGAGCCCACGATGTTTGGCTTTGATAGCTTTCGAAAAGGAATGAAAGTAAGTGATTTTAAATAA
- a CDS encoding GMC family oxidoreductase, with amino-acid sequence MSYQIKETSESYDVIIVGSGAGGGMASKILSEAGLSVAVVEAGGDFDPAKDEDRTQLRPPWESPRRGASTRIRPFGDFDAAIGGWDIEGEPYTHNDGTKFDWFRSRMVGGRTNHWGRISLRFGPNDFKRASIDGLGDDWPIGYDDLKPYYDKVDKLIGVFGSKEGIYNEPDGFFLPPPKPRLHELFLKKGADKANIPMIPGRLSMLTRPINNERGVCFFCRQCNRACQVYADFSAGTCLVYPAMKKGQVDLYTHSMVRKVTTDDNGKATGVSFVSKKDMKEYKLKSRVVVLGASACESARIMMNSKCKSHPNGIGGDSGALGRYLHDSTGSDRMGILPDLIDRDRYNEDGVGGMHMYTPWWGDNKKLDFARGYHIEYWGGMTQPAYGSGGSMNSMRQYIKDEFGEPSQNGGYGAGLKKDIRRLYGTTLGMSGRGESVPRYENYCEIDPNVVDKFGIPVLRFNYNWTDQEILQAKHMHETFEEILTGAGATLLGSKPGPETNYGLLDPGRIIHEVGTTRMGNSPKGSVVNSNCQAHDCKNLFVVDAGSFVSQADKNPTWTILALSWRTSEYIVDQLKQKNI; translated from the coding sequence ATGAGCTATCAGATTAAAGAAACGTCAGAATCCTATGATGTCATCATTGTCGGATCAGGAGCAGGCGGAGGTATGGCTTCAAAAATCCTTTCAGAAGCAGGTCTTTCTGTCGCCGTAGTAGAAGCTGGCGGTGACTTTGATCCCGCAAAGGATGAGGACAGAACCCAGCTGCGCCCGCCCTGGGAATCCCCGAGAAGAGGTGCCAGTACCAGGATTAGACCATTTGGTGATTTCGATGCAGCCATTGGTGGCTGGGATATTGAAGGTGAGCCCTACACACATAATGACGGTACCAAATTTGATTGGTTCCGATCCAGGATGGTGGGGGGCAGAACCAACCACTGGGGAAGGATATCCCTTCGTTTTGGCCCCAATGATTTTAAACGGGCAAGTATTGATGGCTTGGGTGACGACTGGCCTATCGGCTACGATGATCTAAAGCCATATTATGACAAAGTGGACAAACTCATCGGAGTTTTCGGATCTAAGGAAGGCATTTACAACGAACCGGATGGTTTTTTCCTTCCACCTCCAAAGCCCAGGCTACACGAACTCTTTCTTAAGAAAGGAGCAGATAAGGCAAATATCCCGATGATCCCCGGCAGACTATCCATGCTCACCCGTCCGATCAACAACGAGCGCGGGGTTTGCTTCTTCTGCCGGCAGTGCAATCGTGCCTGTCAGGTATATGCGGATTTTTCAGCAGGAACCTGTTTGGTTTACCCGGCAATGAAGAAAGGGCAGGTGGACTTATATACCCATTCCATGGTGAGAAAAGTGACTACTGATGACAACGGGAAAGCGACTGGGGTATCCTTTGTGAGTAAAAAGGACATGAAGGAGTACAAGCTGAAGTCCCGGGTAGTAGTGCTTGGAGCATCTGCGTGTGAATCAGCGAGGATCATGATGAATTCCAAATGCAAGTCCCATCCCAACGGGATAGGAGGGGATTCGGGTGCTTTAGGCAGATACCTTCATGATTCTACTGGGTCAGACAGGATGGGGATTCTTCCAGACCTGATCGACAGGGATAGGTATAACGAGGACGGTGTAGGCGGCATGCACATGTATACGCCTTGGTGGGGGGATAATAAGAAACTGGACTTTGCCCGTGGCTACCACATTGAATACTGGGGTGGAATGACCCAGCCTGCCTATGGTTCTGGGGGAAGCATGAATTCCATGCGTCAGTATATCAAGGATGAGTTTGGGGAGCCAAGCCAGAATGGAGGCTATGGTGCAGGGCTGAAAAAAGACATCCGTAGGCTTTACGGTACTACGTTGGGTATGTCTGGCCGGGGGGAAAGTGTGCCTCGGTACGAAAATTACTGTGAAATCGACCCGAATGTGGTGGATAAATTTGGAATCCCTGTACTTAGGTTTAACTACAACTGGACCGACCAGGAAATTCTGCAGGCAAAGCACATGCACGAAACTTTTGAGGAAATCCTCACGGGGGCAGGGGCAACCTTGCTGGGCAGCAAGCCAGGTCCTGAGACCAACTACGGTTTGCTGGATCCGGGAAGAATCATCCATGAGGTAGGGACCACCCGCATGGGAAACAGTCCAAAAGGATCTGTGGTGAACTCAAATTGCCAAGCCCATGATTGCAAAAACCTATTTGTGGTAGATGCAGGTTCTTTCGTGTCACAGGCAGACAAAAACCCTACCTGGACCATATTGGCACTAAGCTGGCGAACTTCAGAATACATTGTGGATCAGTTGAAACAAAAAAATATCTAG
- a CDS encoding type IX secretion system membrane protein PorP/SprF, which produces MLRSLVYVLFLCVVGLFLGTSAYAQDPQYSQYYAAPLYLNPAFAGSELTGRVGFNYRNQWPSIDAQFTTFSAYYDTYLNDYNSGIGIMLMQDTEGASKLRSTTISAIYSYELKLGENAFFRPGFQASYIRREIGFYENLIFANQINPNDPFGPIFPGDDIAGLGDPVNMLSLSFGGLFFTEKFWIGGSAHHVNQPNQSFIDGDSPLPVKFSAHAGYRIPLGEGSMRGDFTHMRRQRYFTPTVNYKKQGPFEQLDVGAYFYVEPIVFGVWYRGLPYKRVEEQSNRDAIVMMVGLNLLSGLNVGYSFDYTVSQLGIQSGGAHELSLSWTLPNNNQGQPRRRDTILPCPKF; this is translated from the coding sequence TTGTTAAGGTCTCTGGTTTACGTTCTTTTTCTTTGCGTGGTTGGACTATTTCTTGGAACCTCGGCCTACGCACAGGATCCGCAATATAGCCAATATTATGCGGCACCTCTTTACTTAAATCCAGCTTTTGCAGGATCTGAGCTGACAGGAAGAGTTGGTTTCAATTACAGAAACCAATGGCCAAGCATTGATGCGCAATTCACAACCTTTTCTGCCTACTACGATACTTATCTGAACGACTATAACTCGGGAATAGGGATAATGTTGATGCAGGATACCGAGGGAGCCTCCAAACTACGTTCAACCACAATTTCAGCAATTTATTCGTACGAGTTGAAACTAGGCGAAAATGCTTTTTTCCGCCCGGGGTTTCAGGCGAGCTATATCCGCAGAGAAATTGGGTTTTACGAAAATCTGATTTTTGCCAATCAGATCAATCCCAATGATCCTTTTGGTCCTATTTTTCCGGGTGATGATATCGCCGGATTGGGAGATCCAGTAAATATGCTCTCCCTATCTTTTGGAGGACTTTTCTTTACCGAGAAATTCTGGATCGGGGGATCTGCCCATCATGTGAACCAACCCAACCAGTCCTTTATAGATGGTGATAGCCCGCTTCCGGTGAAGTTTTCCGCCCATGCAGGATATAGAATCCCTTTGGGAGAAGGTTCTATGAGAGGAGATTTTACACATATGAGAAGGCAGCGGTACTTTACACCTACTGTTAATTACAAAAAGCAGGGGCCATTTGAGCAGCTGGATGTGGGAGCTTATTTCTATGTGGAACCCATCGTATTTGGGGTTTGGTACAGAGGTTTGCCTTATAAAAGGGTGGAGGAACAGAGTAACCGCGATGCCATCGTGATGATGGTAGGCCTGAACCTGCTTTCTGGTCTGAATGTAGGCTATAGCTTTGACTACACGGTGTCACAGTTAGGGATTCAGTCTGGCGGAGCACATGAATTGAGTCTGTCCTGGACTCTTCCAAACAATAATCAAGGTCAGCCAAGGAGGCGTGATACAATACTTCCATGTCCTAAGTTCTAA
- a CDS encoding GNAT family N-acetyltransferase has product MITLTRTDSSNRDFVALVKLLDAYLSEKDGREHDYYNQFNSIDRLKHVVVCYENDAAVACGAIKEFDAEAMEVKRMYTLPASRGRGLASLVLTELETWAAELGYKACVLETGKRQVEAVGLYKKKGYSLIPNYAQYIGIENSVCFQKTLESD; this is encoded by the coding sequence ATGATCACACTTACTCGCACCGATTCCTCTAATCGTGATTTTGTAGCTCTGGTGAAGTTGCTGGATGCTTACCTATCCGAAAAGGATGGGCGGGAACATGATTATTACAATCAATTCAATTCGATTGATAGACTGAAGCACGTAGTGGTATGTTATGAAAATGATGCAGCGGTAGCATGCGGTGCGATCAAGGAATTTGATGCTGAGGCTATGGAAGTAAAGCGTATGTACACCTTGCCGGCTTCCAGGGGGAGAGGATTGGCCTCCTTGGTTTTGACAGAATTGGAGACCTGGGCAGCAGAACTCGGCTATAAAGCCTGTGTATTAGAAACGGGCAAGCGGCAGGTGGAGGCAGTAGGACTGTATAAAAAGAAAGGCTATTCCCTTATCCCTAATTATGCCCAATACATTGGAATTGAGAATAGTGTGTGTTTCCAGAAAACTTTGGAATCCGACTAA
- a CDS encoding Gfo/Idh/MocA family oxidoreductase, with protein MKKDRRNFLKTGSLAAFGLSGISIVPSAVLGKSTGHIAPSDKVNLACCGIGNRGAQIINALYDTGLCNIVALCDVDLGAPHTTEILNKFPNAKRFQDFRKMFEQFGNGFEAITVGTPDFSHFPITMLAMSEGKHVYTEKPMARTFNEVALMMDSAKRHKVVTQMGNQGHSEGNYFQFKAWKEAGIIKDVTAVTAHMNSPRRWHGWDVNMQSFPKAEAIPSTLDWNAWLTTRSAHDYNKDFINGQWRCWYDFGMGALGDWGAHTMDTAHRFLELGLPYEVEPVMLKGHNPFFFPMSTTLAFKFPERGDMPALTLTWYDGVDNVPPVPEDYGASELNADIPAASTGQIQPAKLNPGKIIYGKDLTFKGGSHGSTLSIIGEEKANDMASKLPEVPESPSNHFANFLKACKGEEKTRSSFDVAGPLSQVFCLGVLAQQLNTTLKFDRETHRITNNPLANQLLAGEAPRRGWEEYYAL; from the coding sequence ATGAAAAAGGATAGAAGAAATTTTTTGAAAACCGGCTCTCTGGCCGCTTTTGGGCTCAGTGGTATTTCCATTGTTCCTTCGGCCGTACTTGGCAAATCAACGGGGCACATCGCTCCCAGTGACAAAGTAAACCTTGCTTGCTGCGGCATAGGAAACAGAGGAGCGCAGATCATCAATGCCCTTTATGATACAGGGCTTTGTAATATAGTCGCACTGTGCGATGTAGATCTGGGAGCACCTCATACTACCGAGATTCTGAACAAATTCCCAAATGCGAAACGCTTTCAGGATTTCAGGAAAATGTTTGAGCAATTTGGAAATGGATTCGAAGCCATCACCGTAGGCACGCCTGATTTTTCCCACTTCCCTATCACCATGCTCGCCATGTCTGAAGGCAAGCATGTTTATACAGAGAAACCCATGGCGCGTACCTTCAATGAGGTGGCCCTTATGATGGATTCCGCCAAAAGACATAAAGTGGTCACCCAAATGGGGAACCAGGGACACTCCGAAGGCAATTATTTCCAGTTTAAAGCATGGAAAGAAGCAGGAATCATCAAGGATGTGACTGCAGTGACCGCCCACATGAACAGCCCGAGGAGATGGCATGGATGGGATGTAAACATGCAAAGCTTCCCTAAAGCGGAAGCGATCCCCTCCACCTTAGACTGGAATGCCTGGCTGACCACAAGAAGCGCACATGATTACAATAAAGACTTCATCAACGGGCAGTGGAGATGCTGGTATGACTTTGGTATGGGAGCACTGGGGGACTGGGGCGCGCACACCATGGATACCGCACATAGATTTCTAGAACTGGGGCTTCCTTACGAAGTGGAGCCGGTAATGCTCAAAGGACACAATCCATTCTTCTTCCCTATGTCAACCACCTTGGCTTTCAAATTCCCGGAACGGGGCGATATGCCGGCCTTGACCTTGACCTGGTATGATGGAGTGGACAATGTCCCACCTGTGCCTGAAGACTATGGCGCATCTGAATTAAATGCAGATATCCCTGCAGCCAGTACCGGGCAGATCCAGCCCGCCAAGCTGAATCCCGGTAAAATCATCTACGGTAAAGACTTGACCTTCAAGGGAGGTTCGCATGGCAGTACACTTTCAATTATAGGAGAGGAAAAAGCCAACGACATGGCGAGCAAACTTCCTGAAGTACCGGAAAGTCCTTCCAACCACTTTGCGAATTTCCTGAAAGCCTGTAAAGGAGAAGAAAAAACCAGATCAAGCTTTGATGTAGCGGGACCTCTGAGTCAGGTGTTCTGTCTAGGTGTGCTTGCCCAACAGCTAAACACCACACTCAAATTTGATAGAGAAACCCATAGAATCACCAACAATCCACTGGCTAACCAGTTATTGGCTGGGGAGGCTCCACGAAGGGGCTGGGAAGAATATTATGCACTGTAA
- a CDS encoding sugar phosphate isomerase/epimerase family protein, whose protein sequence is MNKIGFNVLAWSAEMSEDLLPVLDRLKEIGYDGAEFFIGGSPEASFKLVGDHCADIGLEVTAVTVMGAAQNPISPDAKIRTAAAEQLNWVIDRANDLRAQVLCGPFHSGFTVFASREPIEDEYNWSAEVLHGVADHAKEAGVLLTPEALNRFECYLCNTMEQLSYLLKKVDHPNVQAMFDTHHANIEEKKLGDAIKFIAPQLGHFHISENDRGTPGSGHVDFDETFKTLAEVNYKGWLTIEGFTRNDPAFANSIGVWRNFSQPWDMAEKGFELIKGMGEKYGL, encoded by the coding sequence ATGAACAAAATAGGTTTTAATGTGCTGGCCTGGTCAGCGGAGATGTCCGAGGATTTGTTGCCGGTACTGGATAGGTTGAAAGAAATAGGTTATGACGGAGCGGAGTTTTTTATAGGTGGTTCACCTGAAGCCTCCTTCAAGCTGGTAGGAGACCACTGTGCCGATATAGGCTTGGAGGTGACTGCGGTGACCGTGATGGGAGCGGCTCAAAACCCAATTTCACCTGATGCTAAAATCAGAACTGCCGCCGCAGAGCAACTGAATTGGGTGATCGATAGAGCCAATGATCTACGGGCGCAGGTGCTTTGCGGCCCCTTTCATTCAGGGTTCACGGTGTTTGCTTCCCGCGAACCCATAGAGGATGAATACAACTGGTCGGCGGAGGTGCTGCATGGCGTAGCGGATCATGCTAAAGAGGCCGGGGTTTTGCTGACTCCCGAAGCGCTGAACAGGTTTGAGTGTTATCTCTGCAATACTATGGAGCAGCTTTCATACCTTTTAAAGAAAGTTGATCACCCGAATGTGCAGGCGATGTTCGACACCCACCATGCGAATATTGAGGAAAAAAAACTGGGAGATGCCATAAAGTTTATTGCACCTCAATTGGGGCACTTCCATATTTCTGAAAACGACCGCGGCACGCCAGGTTCCGGCCATGTGGATTTTGATGAGACCTTCAAAACGCTGGCAGAAGTGAATTATAAGGGGTGGTTGACGATAGAAGGATTTACCAGAAATGATCCGGCATTTGCCAATTCAATAGGTGTGTGGAGGAATTTCTCTCAACCCTGGGATATGGCAGAGAAAGGCTTTGAACTCATTAAAGGGATGGGGGAGAAGTATGGGCTGTGA
- a CDS encoding carboxypeptidase-like regulatory domain-containing protein, with amino-acid sequence MNRKLRAIIYFALMGTFFVSTFSCIQEDEPLEEPRGTITGTVTDSEGQPIADVSVMLAGVGEEEVTVTTGNDGKYIFENVTLKTRAVKFSKAGWLAVSLTVNPEKFNSENIATADVSLVFASAKISGIIKDGKNGDASLEGVTVTVGVAGTVTTGSDGVFLLENLIVEDYTVTFTKANYETVTRNVSEADFVDGVANLEVIMGSSEILRGLTYADLQAAEKWYYNEYRGGRNADAYPRWDWACNYMSALDFRGAWQEQNEGTTLQIRNSEDDRSNPADLNVFDSYVYGSKLITEDNKIMSLRISTHNTDEANPAYFGVQVVDMSEAQPTAVKIGENRTYASGSYGDVEFDLSDYVGKEVIIAVGIYRQSTGDYWKQLVLRAIRFADRKVENWDWLPGTEVVEGWKLTQETVSSTMPHTKKSFTGISPINGNRDNYVDAYRAWRTVDHVASEWFFVPLKKDPEVFPSEGYLIKTRNTPEVSTTVPEAYLYSKFSISSGSNQLTLSTRNFGDNFTYFKLTAIENDGTVTHLDPQSNTADEASAAEDGTWKFKHGDGGAGNPEGYSSFVYDLAQFNGKDVTLSLGIYNAEANSGENKLVIHRIDLN; translated from the coding sequence ATGAATAGAAAATTACGAGCGATAATTTACTTCGCCTTGATGGGTACGTTTTTCGTATCCACATTTTCCTGTATCCAAGAAGATGAGCCACTCGAAGAACCTCGGGGAACCATTACAGGGACAGTTACCGATAGCGAAGGTCAGCCTATTGCGGATGTAAGTGTAATGCTTGCAGGAGTAGGTGAAGAAGAGGTAACTGTTACTACAGGAAATGACGGAAAATATATTTTTGAAAATGTCACGTTAAAAACACGTGCCGTGAAATTTTCCAAAGCAGGCTGGCTAGCAGTCAGCCTGACAGTCAATCCAGAAAAGTTCAATAGTGAAAACATCGCCACCGCTGATGTCTCTTTGGTTTTTGCTTCAGCAAAAATTTCAGGGATAATAAAAGACGGTAAAAATGGAGATGCCTCATTGGAGGGAGTCACTGTCACTGTGGGAGTAGCTGGTACTGTGACCACAGGAAGTGATGGAGTTTTTTTGCTGGAAAATCTTATTGTGGAAGATTACACTGTCACTTTCACCAAAGCCAATTATGAGACAGTTACCAGAAATGTAAGTGAGGCTGATTTTGTAGATGGTGTTGCAAATCTTGAAGTCATCATGGGAAGTAGCGAAATTCTGAGGGGGTTGACTTATGCAGATCTGCAGGCTGCGGAAAAATGGTACTATAACGAATATCGTGGAGGAAGGAATGCTGATGCTTATCCTCGCTGGGACTGGGCTTGTAACTACATGTCGGCCCTAGATTTCCGAGGTGCTTGGCAGGAACAGAATGAAGGGACTACGCTGCAAATCCGAAATAGTGAGGATGACCGCAGCAACCCTGCCGATCTCAATGTCTTTGATTCTTACGTCTATGGCAGCAAACTGATTACTGAGGACAACAAAATTATGTCTTTGAGAATTAGTACGCACAATACGGACGAAGCTAACCCAGCCTACTTCGGTGTTCAAGTAGTGGATATGTCGGAGGCTCAGCCTACTGCGGTGAAGATCGGTGAGAATAGAACTTATGCTTCTGGAAGCTATGGCGACGTAGAGTTTGATCTAAGTGACTATGTAGGCAAAGAGGTTATCATAGCTGTAGGTATCTACCGACAATCTACAGGAGATTATTGGAAGCAGTTGGTGCTTCGAGCTATCCGATTTGCTGATCGAAAAGTGGAGAATTGGGACTGGCTGCCTGGGACGGAAGTAGTAGAAGGCTGGAAGCTTACACAGGAGACGGTAAGTTCTACTATGCCACATACCAAAAAATCCTTTACAGGGATTAGTCCTATCAACGGAAACCGTGATAATTATGTGGATGCTTACCGTGCATGGAGAACCGTCGATCATGTGGCATCAGAGTGGTTTTTTGTCCCGTTGAAAAAAGACCCCGAAGTATTCCCTTCAGAAGGCTACTTGATAAAAACCCGAAATACACCGGAAGTAAGTACAACGGTGCCTGAAGCCTATCTATACTCGAAATTCTCGATCAGTTCAGGCAGCAATCAGCTGACTCTGAGTACCCGGAATTTCGGAGACAATTTCACCTACTTTAAGCTGACCGCTATAGAAAATGACGGAACGGTCACTCACTTGGATCCACAGTCCAATACTGCAGATGAAGCTAGCGCAGCAGAAGACGGAACCTGGAAGTTCAAACATGGAGATGGCGGAGCCGGCAATCCTGAGGGTTACTCATCTTTTGTGTATGATCTAGCTCAGTTCAACGGTAAAGACGTGACCCTTTCCCTAGGGATATACAATGCTGAAGCCAATTCGGGGGAGAATAAATTGGTGATCCACAGAATTGACTTGAACTAA